Proteins encoded in a region of the Anguilla anguilla isolate fAngAng1 chromosome 10, fAngAng1.pri, whole genome shotgun sequence genome:
- the LOC118237515 gene encoding alpha-adducin-like isoform X1 — protein sequence MDGGSSDGEVTVLPQTTAPHQERYFSRVDESGQELQRERNITANLRQDLNIMEHTKRVSMILQSPVFCDDLETLIQDQLKKGNNPTNLLALQQIADFMTTTSVPTMCPVAPQGGMAALNMSLGMVTPVNDLRGSESIAYEKGEKLLRCKLAAFYRLTDLFGWSQLIYNHLTVRLSSEQEHFLIVPFGLLYSEVTASSLVKLNMQGEVVDRGSTNLGVNQAGFTLHSAIYTARPDVKCIVHIHTPAGAAVSAMKCGLLPISPEALSLGKVAYHNYHGILVNEEEIQKNLGPESKVLILRNRGLVSVGETVEEAFHYIHNLVTACEIQVRTLANMGGPDNLVMLDPVKYKARLPLSETQSSADAAHPSWQLGEQQFEALMRMLDNLGYRTGYPYRCPALRQRGKKYSDAEPPPSAARLSSVEDFRSGLQTPLKQGFQRPQGDRAARLQAGRSGPAWEDGLSSSPGGSAQVWTSITRGHVKPLLRSLSAGVCVPSCITSCLWTKEDALRQPAVANQFVPLNTNPKDVQDMRNKIREQNLQDIKTAGPQSLVLSGAVIERTLIQRETVWQDAPLSDCTDSIDGLDLCEQTNSPAKSIRKGELVTASKAIIKKEYQPCVIVSKAGPNPFNKLSDQELEDYCKEVERKQKETKDHLLEIENLLETEKEAKDEILKQAPPSTPFKAEEESLQEENQLDESSITTSQ from the exons ATGGACGGTGGTTCCAGTGATGGGGAGGTGACAGTCCTGCCCCAAACGACAGCCCCACACCAAGAGCGCTACTTCAGCCGTGTAGATGAGAGCGGCCAGGAGCTCCAGCGAGAGAGGAACATCACTGCCAACTTGCGGCAGGACCTCAACATCATGGAGCACACGAAGAGAGTTTCCATGATACTGCAGAGTCCG GTCTTCTGTGATGACCTGGAGACTCTGATACAGGACCAACTGAAAAAGGGGAATAACCCAACCAACCTACTTGCCCTCCAGCAGATTGCTGACTTCATGACCACAACAAGCGTGCCAACCATGTGCCCTGTGGCCCCACAGGGTGGCATGGCTGCCCTCAACATGA GTCTTGGGATGGTGACCCCAGTGAACGACCTGCGGGGCTCAGAGTCCATCGCCTATGAGAAAGGGGAGAAACTCCTGCGGTGCAAACTGGCGGCTTTCTACCGGCTCACCGACCTGTTCGGCTGGTCTCAGCTGATATACAACCACCTTACA GTCAGACTGAGTTCTGAGCAGGAGCACTTCCTGATTGTCCCCTTTGGGCTTCTGTACAGTGAGGTCACAGCATCAAGCCTG GTGAAACTGAACATGCAGGGGGAGGTAGTGGACAGGGGGAGCACCAACCTGGGGGTCAACCAAGCCGGGTTCACTCTCCACTCCGCCATTTACACGGCTCGCCCGGACGTCAAGTGCATCGTCCACATCCACACGCCTGCCGGAGCAGCA GTGTCAGCCATGAAGTGTGGCTTACTGCCCATCTCCCCAGAAGCACTGTCCCTGGGGAAAGTGGCCTACCACAACTACCATGGCATCCTGGTGAATGAAGAGGAGATACAGAAGAACCTGGGGCCTGAGAGCAAG GTTCTTATTCTGCGAAACCGTGGCTTGGTGTCTGTGGGGGAGACTGTGGAAGAAGCCTTTCACTACATCCACAACCTGGTCACTGCATGTGAGATACAG GTGCGTACTCTAGCCAACATGGGAGGCCCTGATAACCTGGTCATGCTGGACCCAGTGAAGTACAAAGCCCGACTCCCTCTCTCCGAGACCCAGAGCAGTGCGGACGCTGCCCATCCCAGCTGGCAGCTCGGGGAGCAGCAGTTTGAGGCTCTGATGAGAATGCTGGATAATCTG GGTTACAGAACAGGATACCCGTACCGCTGCCCCGCGCTGCGCCAAAGAGGGAAGAAATACAGCGATGCGGAGCCGCCTCCCTCTGCCGCGCGCTTGTCCTCTGTGGAGGACTTCAGGTCGGGTCTGCAGACCCCTCTCAAACAGGGCTTTCAGAGGCCGCAAGGAGACCGGGCCGCGAGGCTGCAGGCGGGCCGGTCCGGTCCGGCCTGGGAAGACGGGCTGAGCAGCAGCCCCGGGGGGTCGGCTCAGGTGTGGACGAGCATCACGCGCGGTCACGTGAAACCCCttctgcgctctctctccgcgGGCGTCTGCGTGCCCAGCTGCATCACCAGCTGCTTG TGGACCAAAGAGGATGCTCTTCGGCAGCCAGCAGTGGCCAATCAGTTTGTTCCCCTGAACACGAACCCGAAAGACGTGCAGGACATGAGGAATAAG ATCCGTGAGCAGAACCTTCAGGACATTAAAACGGCAGGACCTCAGTCCCTGGTGCTGTCTGGAGCTGTGATTGAACGCACCCTCATTCAG agagaaacagtcTGGCAG GATGCTCCCCTTTCTGACTGTACGGACTCTATTGATGGGCTCGATCTCTGTGAGCAGACCAATAGCCCTGCTAAATCCATTAGAAAG GGCGAGCTGGTGACCGCATCGAAGGCTATTATCAAAAAGGAGTACCAGCCGTGCGTAATCGTGAGTAAGGCCGGACCAAACCCCTTCAACAAGCTGTCAGACCAGGAGCTGGAGGACTACTGCAAGGAGGTTGAGCGCAAACAGAAGGAAACTAAAG ACCATTTACTGGAAATAGAAAATTTActggaaacagagaaagaagCGAAAGATGAAATCCTGAAGCAGGCACCCCCCAGCACTCCATTCAAAGCAGAGGAAG AGTCCCTGCAGGAAGAGAACCAATTGGATGAGAGCAGCATAACCACTTCacaatga